AGCACCAACACGTCCTCATACAGCTCAACCGGAACGTGTAGCCTCGTCCTCTGGCCTGGCCGAAAACGCCAGACAAGAAAGGTCTCACCGTTTTGCTCGTACGAACGACTTTGATTGATCAACGGGATGAAAAAGTCGAACGTACGACTCGCTGAGTCGATTGAGTTCGCCATGTGCCGTAGATGAAGCGGTTGCTCAAGATCTGGCCAGTGCTCGTTCACATCCTCAGCAAATTCAACGTCAATCGATCGTTGCTCCTGTGCAACCTTTTCCAAGTACGGTGCCTCGCGTTTGAATGCATGACCAACAATGTAAAGTGCTCCATGGTTGGATAGTTTTCCCAGCAATTGTCCCGCTTGAACTTGTTGCCCAAGCTCAACGCTCAACTCTTGAACCTCATATGCAATAGCTACTTTCGAGCCAGTGCCAGCGGAATCCGTAAAGCTCGCTTGCTGGAAGGGATTCTGTTGCGGGCTTTCCAGCCAAGCTTGCTGCGGCAACGCCGGTGGAGCAGTCACTTCGATTGTCGAAACGAAGTTTCCGCCAGCGACTTGTTGGACTTGCTGAGGACTAAGCCCACGAGTCAATAAGTCCTGCTGATGCGATTGAATCAACGTCGTTTGCCGGGCCAGTTGATTACGAAGCTCAATCAGTCGACTCTCGGCCACTGCACCACTCCGAGTTGCGTCCGCAAGGCGGGCGATTTGCTGTTGAACGAGTTCGATTTCTCGGGTTGCTTGAAACAGTTCGGACTGAGTGTTTTGAAGGTATTCGCTAAACAGCCGAAGTGTGAACAGTGGTTCGCCAGGTCGCATCGTATCACCGGGGAATGCATGGATCTGCGTCACGATGCCAACCGCTGGTGAAGTCACTCCACGATCCGAAAGGCCTGGACGATCAGCGATCTCACCTGGAATCAAAATGGTTCGCCAATACGATTGCGGGCGTACCGCTTTGGCTACCAATCCAAGGTTTTTCCGTGCCTGAGCGCTGATTTCCAAGATGGTCTGCTTTTCTGGAGCACTGTCCGTTGTTTTGGTAGACGCTGTTGCCGTGGGCTCATTGGATAGACTGAACAATCGATCGCGGAATAGCCACATTGCGGCAATAGCAAGGACAACGACAACCGGGCCAATGAGGCTTTTCAATCGAGACTTCATATTTTGCTTGTTTTGATGATGTTGGACGAATGTGTAGCGGTGCTTCCAGCAGCCGTGGATTTGCCGCCATAGCATAAAGGCAGCAGAAAACGATCTCTTAACTGAAGGAATCGCTCGAATTCCGTGCGCGCAGGATCATTCACGAGATCCAACAATGGGGCATCGAGCACCGTTAAACACGCAAGAAAGCCGGAATGAATTCCAACCGTGGCCGCTATAAGCGTAAAGAAGCGACGAGAAGATAGATCGGTATCGGCGAGCACCGATCGGGCGGATCGCTTATCCGCGAACAAGTACGCAGATCACCAACGACCATGGTAAAAGGCAGCGGCAAATCCAACATCGTCAACCAATCAGATTGCGTTGCCACAACCGCTCGGTTAGTCGAAAAAGTCGACGCTGCCACGTAAATAGCATCATGATCATGGTTAGATGAGTGGAGATTTTCACCTAATCCTGCCAACGAAACCACCTCAGCATCGTGCTGATGGCCATGCTCGAGGGCGTCATCATGATGTGAGTGCGCAAGGTGGAAGTGAGGTCGCAAAGAATGATCGTCCGGTTCGACCACAGCACTCCCTGCATGCGAATGAGGCAAAGCTTGCCCCAGCAAGAACATGGGAATCAGGAGGAATGAAACAAATCGGTTCATGAGGTTTAGCATATTGAACAGTCTTTAGATCTGCAATAGGAAAACGGTTGCCGAACATGATCATATGGACATTGTTACAACGTAATCACGGTTGAAATCACGGTTGAAATCACGTGGCTGAAAGTTCGATCCTCTTCTTTGAATCCACCGGCATGCTTAACCTAATCAAGATTTGATGCTCTTCCGTGCGAGACTTGGCTTGGGCAACCGCAGTTCGCTGGATCGTTCAGTAGTGAACGGTCCATGTTCACACGGAAACATGCGAGCACTGTCTTCCTTTGCAGAACCGCATTAATCGCCAAATGCTCTACGCGGGTTTGCGTGAGGTCACGACGAGGGCCAACGTGGTGTACGCTGACGCCGGCGTAGGTAAGGGCCGTTCTCCACGCACCGAACTCGTCGCACGCGGCGGCGGCGTGGAGCAGTTCATCGTCACGGCGGACGTCAACGACGAAGCCCACCTTTTGTGCGGCCTCCTTCAGAATGAAGGCATCGAGGCACGAGTTGTCGGTGACCATATCCGCAGTGTGCTCGGCCACCTTGACATTGGCGCGGTTGCACCGAGGATTCTCGTTCCGCCAGACCGCTATGAAGAAGCCCGCAAAACTGTGCTTGCACATGAGGCGAGGCATGAATCGAGTAGCAAATCGGCAGAACAATGGGAGCGTACTCACTGCGGCGAACTGAATGAACCGAGGTCTGGCGTCTGTTGGAAGTGCCAAACCGAACACGTTTATCCAGCCGAATGATCAAACCGCATCGGTGAGCCAAACAACTTCGGTGTACAAGAAAATGCGGAAGTCCGGCAGAGTTTATTCTACCAGCGGAGTGTCTTGAATGCCGCGACCGTAACTAGCTCAATTCTAATACCGCTTCAATACCGAACCGATGAACGCATTTACTTCATTCGCGTGAGTCAGTGAAATGACGTGACCACCACCAGCAACGATTTGCGTTGGCGATATGTGACGAATTGGTAGCACCATGTCGCGGTCACCGTGAATGTGATAGATGGGGCAGTCAACTCGCGGCGTGGAATCCCAATCGAGGATTCGCGATAGCGACCACTTAAATACTTTCGAATCGCTGTGACGGAATTGGCGGGCCAGTCCGCCGAGGTGTGGAAACCAACGGCCAACCATCTTCGATCCAATCGGCACACAGGCGATCTGCATCAGCCGGACAGGTAGCAGGGAAACGAGTGGTTGCAAGCGACGAGACCACTTTGCTGATCGGGGCAATTCGTCTGATGAGCGAACACTGCCAATCAGAATAACCGCCAACGGATCAAGGTGCTTGGCAACATGCAACGCCACGATCCCACCGAACGACGCGCCACCAATCACCGCTGGTCCGAACTGCCCTAACTCGCCGGCCAATCGTTCGCTGTAACTGTCAAGCGTATCATCTGATTCAGGAACCGGCCAACTCGGTACGATCAGGTTCTCGAACGCGAGCGACTGTGGAGCAAAGACTTCGCGATCCGCTGCAAGTCCTGAAAACAGAATCAGTGGCGTTGAATTACCGTGCATCGCCTACATCAGTCCTTCTCAATTCCGAAACCACCAATGAATGATCACTGCCGTCGCGTTTTATGATTTTTGACATCGTGGATTGGTTCTCGCATGGGACGAATCGTTCGCTACTCAGTATACTCATTCGTACCAGCCGCAATGAAGGCTTCCATCGCACAACTAAATCACTTGTTCGCTGCTGATGCCGAATCCTTATCGTCCGACGGAAAGCTTACCTTTCAATACTCCTGCCCCGCGCAGCACACTTTGCTTTTTTGTAGTCGGCGCGATTTTGCTGATCACGACCGCAATCGTTTCTGTCCCCGCAGTGTTCCTACTGAACCAAGATTGGCAAATCATCCCAACCAACACTACGCTGAGCAGTCTTGAAATCAACGGTCGACCACTCGAATTTGAAAGCGTGATTCAAGTATCAGTGGCGGCAGGATTGTTTAGCTTCGCGATCGCGATGGGATGCTTGCTTGTGGGAGTTCGAAATCAGCGTCACAATAGTCGTCTTAAGGCACAAGTATGCGATTGAATCCTCTGCCAACCAGGAGCAGCCAACTTCAATGACAACTGACCATTCGCTCGGCAACGGTGTTTACTACGACATCAATGATTACCCCGGGTTCTTGCGACGATTGGCAGTCTTCATGATCGATTCACTCGTTTTGGTAGTGATCGGAATCCTATTGTGGATGGTGATCGCTTCGTTTTCCATAGCCAACAACGCGCCCTATGATCCGAGTGGTATTTTCTACCTGGTCTGGATCGTTGCAGTGTGGATCTATTTGGTTCCGCTGAAACGCTCGCGAGTGCGTACGATCGCTTATCGTTTATTGAGCCTGAAAATCGTGACGACTCGAGGCGAACGCCCGTCGTTGTTTACGATGACGTTTCGAATGCTGATGTGGATGTTTGGCCCGTTTAACCTCGTAATCGACTTGATTTGGCTGGGTGCGGACACCGAACAACAATCGCTTCGTGACTGTTACGTCGGCACCTATGTCGTGCGGAACACAGCCGAACCGATTGGCGAAGGGCCAATGCATCTGACTCGCTACAACGCCGCAGGTTTTTCGATTTCCTATCCTCGCGCCGGTCGCCAACAGTCAGCGCCGCAATGAGTCACAACGAGAGAGAGTAGGAACACACTCTTGATCGCATCAAAGGGCCACTCTGTCCAACTTGCGGGCGAGCGGGTCCATCAGTCGACTTTAGAATAGGATCGCCCAGGTTCCCACGATCGATGACCCAGGAACTGCTTCACTCGGTCACCCAACGATATGCCGCAAAGCTGTTGCAATGCTCCATTGCCTGCGTCCGAGTAAACTGCCAATCTGCAATACTTACGTGACAGGCCACGATTCTCAGTGATGCTAGCGTCCAGGGTTGGGAGCAAAAGTTGACAAAACGAGAGATCGATCAAAAGGAGGCAATCATGATTGTCATTGAACACTTTGGTGACATTCTGCCAGGCACAAAGTGTTCCGCCGTGTTCTTTGACACGGCGAGGATTCGCCGGGAAAAGGAATTCTACGCGAAATTGTGCAGCGAGAACGGTGTGCATGATCTGGCAATCCTTCAAGCGATGGTGTCAGCGAATGTGCCCGACGACCCCTATTGGTTGGTCTCCCTGAAATCCGGCGATGGTGCGCTGGGCGATGCCACTCGCCTACACAGGGTGGACGACCGAACAGGAAAAATACTCGCCGATCCGACTTAAGAACCAAATGGATAACCGACTCCTGCCAATCGGCTGAGAGACACATGAAAGCTGCTACGATAAGCCAGTTGAAGAAGGAACTCGTCAAATTAGATCACGACGATTTTCTGGACGTCTGTGTTCGAATGGCCAAGTTCAAAGTCGAGAGCAAGGAGTTGTTGACGTACTTGCTGATGAAGGCCGACGACGAGATCGGATATGCCGAGGAACTCTGCGACGAGATCGACGAGCAGCTGAGCACACCCGGCAAGATTCACAAAAAGACGCTTCGCAGAGTCGTCCGCTGGATGGACAAGTCGCTGCGGTTTTCCGGCGACAAAGAGACCGAACTTCGAGTGCGGATTCACTTTTGTCGACGGATCAAAGACAAGCGAATCAGCTTTGGCGGCTGCCGCGTCAGTGGGAACATGTACGCGACGCAACTCAAGAAAATCGACAAGGCGATCGACAAGGTGCATCCCGATTTGCAGTTCGATTACAACCACCAACTCTCGGGACTGTGAAGCCGCCGGTGTCGGTCAGTCGCTGCGACGTGCTCGATCCCAAACGCTGCCCATGTCGCTGGCTTCTTCGGCGGCGGCCTTCTTGGCCTTTCGCTCGTCGAAGCTGATCGAGTCGAGGTACAGCCGCTCGACCTTCGCCCGCGCCCAGTCGGTCCTGCGAAGAAATTTCAGGCTGCTGTTGATGCTGGGCTCGTAGTTGAAGCAATCGATGTTGATCCGCTGCCCCAATCGCTCCCATCCATACTCCGCGACCAAGTATTCCAGGATCGCCTTGAGCGTGACGCCGTGCAGCGGATTGTTGGGCTGGGGTTGATTCATGGCAATCTCGAGGGCACTCGGCCCCGCCGGGACGTCGTTGACTCGCAGAGGACGTTTGTTTTTTGAGAGTTCTCTTTCGATCTCTCAAATGGGAACGGGCTGTTAATTATTTGTCGCTGTTAATCAGAGAGTTTGAGAGTTTGGGGCGAGAATTTTCGTAGAACGGATGAGAACGGGCGGTTCCGTTTCGATCTCCGAGTGAGATTTCTCGAACCCGAGAGGTTTTTGAGATCGGCGAGAACTTGCAAAACACCGCAAAAAACGGGGGCAGAAACGAAAAAAGCCCGGGCGAGCGTTCTCGCTTCCGGGCGTTAATTAGTGTGTCGATCAGTACGATACTTTTCGACGAGCTCCCCGAACCCAACGCTCTCCGGAACAAGTCTCGGTTGGAGAAACTCGGTAAACGCTTACTTGCCAAGGGATTACAGCAAGTCCGTCCGGTTCGGTCAAGACTGTTTGCGATCCAGACGGTCGCGAACTTTTCAATGTTGAGTTAACAGCGGTGTGTTAACTAGAGGTCATTTTGTCCGCCGCGAAAGACAAATCCACTTCCGGTTAACAGCAGGGAGTCGATTCGCGTCAGGTTCGGTCGCGGAGTCGCTGCTGGTAGGTGGTTTCTAGTTGCCCCAACTGATCGAGCGAAAGTCCCGCAAGATCCGAGTCCGACGGATCGGTTTCG
The sequence above is a segment of the Novipirellula artificiosorum genome. Coding sequences within it:
- a CDS encoding efflux RND transporter periplasmic adaptor subunit, with protein sequence MKSLIGPVVVVLAIAAMWLFRDRLFSLSNEPTATASTKTTDSAPEKQTILEISAQARKNLGLVAKAVRPQSYWRTILIPGEIADRPGLSDRGVTSPAVGIVTQIHAFPGDTMRPGEPLFTLRLFSEYLQNTQSELFQATREIELVQQQIARLADATRSGAVAESRLIELRNQLARQTTLIQSHQQDLLTRGLSPQQVQQVAGGNFVSTIEVTAPPALPQQAWLESPQQNPFQQASFTDSAGTGSKVAIAYEVQELSVELGQQVQAGQLLGKLSNHGALYIVGHAFKREAPYLEKVAQEQRSIDVEFAEDVNEHWPDLEQPLHLRHMANSIDSASRTFDFFIPLINQSRSYEQNGETFLVWRFRPGQRTRLHVPVELYEDVLVLPAEAVVHEGPESYVFRQNGDLFKRLPVHVLYEDRQSVVIHNDGSVPVASYLAQSGAASLNRVLKAQSASGQQPGVHVHADGTSHAAH
- a CDS encoding putative signal transducing protein; protein product: MLYAGLREVTTRANVVYADAGVGKGRSPRTELVARGGGVEQFIVTADVNDEAHLLCGLLQNEGIEARVVGDHIRSVLGHLDIGAVAPRILVPPDRYEEARKTVLAHEARHESSSKSAEQWERTHCGELNEPRSGVCWKCQTEHVYPAE
- a CDS encoding alpha/beta fold hydrolase — protein: MHGNSTPLILFSGLAADREVFAPQSLAFENLIVPSWPVPESDDTLDSYSERLAGELGQFGPAVIGGASFGGIVALHVAKHLDPLAVILIGSVRSSDELPRSAKWSRRLQPLVSLLPVRLMQIACVPIGSKMVGRWFPHLGGLARQFRHSDSKVFKWSLSRILDWDSTPRVDCPIYHIHGDRDMVLPIRHISPTQIVAGGGHVISLTHANEVNAFIGSVLKRY
- a CDS encoding RDD family protein, which codes for MTTDHSLGNGVYYDINDYPGFLRRLAVFMIDSLVLVVIGILLWMVIASFSIANNAPYDPSGIFYLVWIVAVWIYLVPLKRSRVRTIAYRLLSLKIVTTRGERPSLFTMTFRMLMWMFGPFNLVIDLIWLGADTEQQSLRDCYVGTYVVRNTAEPIGEGPMHLTRYNAAGFSISYPRAGRQQSAPQ
- a CDS encoding VF530 family protein → MNQPQPNNPLHGVTLKAILEYLVAEYGWERLGQRINIDCFNYEPSINSSLKFLRRTDWARAKVERLYLDSISFDERKAKKAAAEEASDMGSVWDRARRSD